Proteins found in one Mytilus edulis chromosome 2, xbMytEdul2.2, whole genome shotgun sequence genomic segment:
- the LOC139512427 gene encoding arylsulfatase I-like: MIRIAFAILCFTTIVRTKRQPHILFIIADDYGYNDIGYHGSEIKTPVLDRLAAGGVKLENYYVQPICSPSRSQLMTGRYQIHTGIQHGIFWPLQPNGLPLKDPTLADKLREAGYSTHAVGKWHLGFFKKEYLPTNRGFDTFFGILNGKADHYLYNDSAMGINGLDLRDGIQRVNNEYRGQYSTNLYTKKAVEIVEKHDSEKPLFMYLSYQAVHLPLQVPDKYLKQYGHIKDMDRKIYAGMTSAMDEGIGDVVKSFQSKGLWQDTLVVFTTDNGGQVLYGGDNWPLRGWKGSLWEGGVKAVGFVHGQMIQKKGAISKELIHISDWFPTLINLANGSLTRTNPLDGVDQWRTISYGEQSQRNTILHNIDPLFSHAGERTSDNQFDTRERAALRHNEWKIITGDPGNGSWIYTSIRGQNQNKLYERPDDKNVWLFNIEIDPYEKHDLSTKRPEVVTDLLDMLAKFALTSVPCFYPENDFMADPKYHEGYWGPWIQNQEITEEIELSSNTKIFRYSFLSIFILALYCLYYRYKKKHPNKISPY; this comes from the exons atGATACGAATAGCTTTTGCTATATTGTGCTTTACAACTATAGTCAGGACAAAACGACAAccacatattttgtttataattgcCGACGATTATGGATATAATGACATTGGATATCATGGATCAGAAATTAAAACACCAGTTCTAGATAGACTGGCTGCAGGTGGAGTCAAACTAGAGAATTACTATGTCCAGCCGATTTGTTCACCTTCAAGGTCACAATTGATGACAGGTAGATACCAG ATACATACAGGTATTCAACATGGCATATTTTGGCCTTTGCAGCCAAACGGGCTTCCGCTTAAAGATCCAACCTTGGCAGATAAATTGAGGGAAGCTGGCTATTCCACTCACGCTGTAGGTAAATGGCATCTTGGATTCTTCAAAAAGGAGTATTTACCAACAAACAGAGGCTTTGACACTTTTTTTG GTATTCTTAATGGAAAAGCCGATCACTACCTGTACAATGACTCTGCAATGGGAATAAATGGACTTGATCTAAGGGATGGAATTCAGAGAGTTAATAATGAATATAGAGGACAATATTCTACTAATTTATACACCAAGAAAGCTGTGGAAATTGTGGAAAAACATGATTCAGAGAAA CCGTTATTTATGTACCTGTCCTATCAAGCAGTTCATTTACCATTACAAGTTCCAGACAAGTATCTTAAACAGTACGGACATATCAAAGATATGGACAGAAAAATCTATGCAG GTATGACATCGGCAATGGACGAGGGAATAGGCGATGTTGTGAAGTCTTTCCAGTCCAAAGGGTTATGGCAAGACACATTGGTGGTCTTCACAACAG ACAATGGAGGACAAGTGTTGTACGGTGGAGACAACTGGCCATTAAGGGGCTGGAAAGGTTCCCTGTGGGAAGGAGGTGTCAAAGCTGTTGGATTTGTTCATGGTCAAATGATACAAAAGAAAGGCGCCATTTCAAAAGAACTAATCCATATTTCTGATTGGTTTCCAACATTAATTAATCTTGCAAATGGATCATTGACAAGAACGAATCCGCTTGACGGTGTGGACCAGTGGAGAACAATAAG TTACGGTGAACAGAGTCAACGAAATACTATTCTACACAACATTGATCCATTATTTTCCCATGCTGGAGAACGAACATCTGATAATCAGTTTGATACTAGAGAAAGAGCTGCACTTCGACATAATGAATGGAAAATTATTACAGGCGATCCAG GAAATGGATCGTGGATATATACTTCAATTCGAGGACAGAACCAGAATAAACTGTATGAAAGGCCAGATGATAAAAACGTTTGGCTTTTTAACATTGAAATTGACCCATATGAAAAACATGATTTATCTACAAAAAGACCAGAAGTTGTTACAGATTTACTTGATATGTTGGCAAAATTTGCATTGACTTCGGTACCTTGCTTTTATCCTGAAAATGACTTCATGGCCGATCCGAAATACCATGAGGGATATTGGGGTCCATGGATTCAAAATCAAGAGATAACGGAAGAAATCGAACTTTCTTCTAACACAAAGATATTTAGATATTCATTTCTGTCGATTTTTATTCTTGCGCTATATTGTCTTTATTATCGATATAAGAAAAAGCATCCAAACAAAATAAGTCCATATTAG